One stretch of Thalassovita sp. DNA includes these proteins:
- a CDS encoding ABC-F family ATP-binding cassette domain-containing protein, whose protein sequence is MSTFSVADLSWHTPDGDPLFTSLTLSFGRQRTGLVGRNGTGKTTLLRLLAGTLTPDAGAIRRPPSIGVLHQNPNIIPELDPAATIADLFGVADQLTLLERADRGVATAEDLAIADWTLEARLLAALHRLGLHHAPETPLTALSGGQRTRANLAALMFADHDALLLDEPTNHLDQEGRQYVVQALRDWQGCAVVASHDRALLVEMDAIFELTSLGAESYGGNYSFYRSAKDAALRAAQQDLQQAEHRVRDVQTEAQRATERKSRTDRQGKQLRISGSQSKLVLDAAKERSEGSASSAARLRARQAAAATADLQAAKEAIEVLEPLKMEIPTCDLPPSREVLRIEGLQFGYRSSHPLFSNLSFALHGPARVAIEGANGAGKSTLLACIEGRLKPQKGLVSLSVPHALIDQDLSLLRPDETVVEAIARLDPDATDNHRRSVLARFLFRGSDAERRIGTLSGGQRMRAALACTLGHSQPRQLLILDEPSNHLDIEAVETLEAALNGYDGALLVVSHDPEFLHRIGIDRRITI, encoded by the coding sequence ATGTCTACATTCTCCGTCGCCGACCTCAGCTGGCATACGCCTGATGGCGATCCCCTTTTCACCAGTCTTACCCTGTCATTTGGCCGCCAACGCACTGGTCTTGTCGGGCGCAATGGTACGGGCAAGACGACGCTGCTACGCCTTTTGGCGGGCACGTTGACGCCTGATGCGGGCGCCATCCGACGGCCGCCCTCAATCGGGGTTTTGCACCAAAATCCAAATATCATCCCGGAATTGGATCCAGCGGCTACAATTGCCGATCTGTTTGGGGTCGCAGACCAATTGACCCTGTTGGAGCGGGCAGACCGCGGCGTGGCGACTGCGGAAGACCTCGCGATTGCAGACTGGACGCTGGAGGCGCGATTGCTTGCCGCGCTGCATCGGCTGGGCCTGCACCATGCGCCCGAAACGCCGCTGACCGCGCTGTCCGGCGGGCAGCGCACCCGGGCCAACCTCGCCGCGCTGATGTTTGCAGATCACGATGCGCTGCTGCTGGATGAGCCGACCAACCACCTTGACCAGGAGGGTCGCCAATATGTGGTGCAGGCCCTGCGTGATTGGCAGGGCTGCGCGGTGGTGGCCAGCCATGATCGGGCTCTCCTGGTGGAGATGGACGCCATTTTTGAACTCACCAGCCTTGGCGCCGAGAGCTACGGCGGCAACTACAGTTTTTATCGCAGCGCCAAGGACGCCGCCTTGCGGGCCGCCCAACAAGATCTGCAGCAGGCCGAACACCGTGTGCGGGACGTGCAGACAGAGGCGCAGCGCGCCACCGAGCGTAAGTCCCGGACCGACCGACAGGGCAAGCAGCTGCGGATCTCGGGCAGTCAATCAAAGCTGGTGCTGGATGCCGCCAAGGAACGCAGCGAAGGCTCCGCCTCCTCAGCAGCCCGGCTGCGCGCGCGTCAAGCGGCGGCGGCCACCGCCGATCTGCAGGCCGCGAAAGAGGCGATCGAAGTGCTGGAGCCGCTGAAGATGGAAATCCCCACCTGTGACCTGCCGCCCAGCCGCGAGGTTTTGCGCATTGAGGGCTTACAGTTTGGCTATCGATCCAGCCATCCGCTGTTTTCCAACCTGTCCTTTGCCCTGCATGGCCCCGCGCGGGTGGCGATTGAGGGGGCAAATGGCGCGGGCAAGTCCACGCTGCTGGCCTGCATTGAAGGTCGGCTCAAGCCGCAGAAAGGCTTGGTCAGTCTGTCCGTGCCGCACGCCCTGATCGATCAGGATCTCAGTCTGCTGCGCCCAGACGAAACCGTGGTTGAGGCCATAGCCCGGCTGGACCCGGACGCAACGGATAACCACCGACGTTCGGTGCTTGCCCGGTTTCTGTTTCGCGGCAGCGATGCGGAGCGCCGCATTGGAACGCTCAGCGGCGGGCAACGCATGCGTGCCGCGCTGGCCTGCACCTTGGGGCACAGCCAACCACGTCAGCTGCTGATCCTGGATGAGCCGAGCAACCACTTGGATATTGAGGCGGTGGAAACCCTTGAGGCGGCGCTGAACGGCTATGACGGCGCGCTGCTGGTGGTCAGTCACGATCCGGAGTTCTTGCATCGGATCGGGATCGATCGCCGGATCACGATCTGA
- a CDS encoding DUF6324 family protein codes for MGINTERDIEANLQIGPTDHGMVRLFIDAGELEIPMDFDPEEAEEIAEEIRAAAQAARAVK; via the coding sequence ATGGGCATCAATACCGAACGCGACATCGAAGCCAACCTGCAAATTGGACCGACCGACCACGGTATGGTGCGCCTGTTCATCGACGCCGGTGAGCTGGAGATCCCAATGGATTTCGATCCCGAAGAAGCTGAAGAAATCGCCGAAGAAATCCGCGCCGCCGCCCAAGCTGCACGCGCGGTCAAGTAA
- the efp gene encoding elongation factor P, which produces MPKINGNEIRPGNVLEHDGGLWVAVKLEHVKPGKGGAFAQVEMKNLRNGSKLNERFRSADKVERVRLEQKDQQFLYESDGMLVFMDTETFEQIELPADLLGERRPFLQDGMTVVIEYYDVEALNVTLPQKVTCQIVETEPVVKGQTAANSFKPAVLDNGVRVMVPPFVAQDEMIVVNTETMEYSERA; this is translated from the coding sequence ATGCCTAAAATCAACGGGAACGAGATCCGCCCCGGCAACGTGCTGGAACATGACGGTGGCCTGTGGGTCGCTGTGAAACTGGAACATGTAAAGCCCGGTAAAGGCGGCGCTTTTGCTCAGGTGGAAATGAAAAACCTGCGCAATGGCTCCAAGCTGAATGAGCGCTTCCGCTCGGCCGACAAGGTAGAGCGTGTGCGCCTGGAGCAGAAAGACCAGCAGTTCCTGTACGAAAGCGACGGTATGCTGGTGTTCATGGACACCGAAACCTTTGAGCAGATCGAACTGCCTGCCGACCTGCTGGGCGAACGCCGCCCCTTCCTGCAGGACGGTATGACCGTTGTGATCGAATACTATGACGTTGAGGCACTGAACGTGACCCTGCCGCAGAAAGTCACCTGCCAGATCGTTGAGACCGAGCCGGTTGTCAAAGGTCAGACCGCAGCGAACTCGTTCAAACCTGCAGTGCTGGACAATGGTGTGCGCGTCATGGTGCCGCCGTTTGTGGCCCAGGATGAGATGATCGTGGTCAACACCGAAACCATGGAATATTCCGAGCGCGCCTAA
- a CDS encoding alanine--glyoxylate aminotransferase family protein, which translates to MTLKNGQQYLAIPGPSVMPEAVLRAMHRSAPNIYEGELVEVTESLIPDLRLVAGTKHHVAIYIANGHGAWEAALANVLNEGGTVLVAATGRFGHGWAEMARDLGIKTKVVDFGRKSPFDADRLEKVLREDTDHKIKAVLATHVDTSSGVLNDIPALRAAMNAAGHPALLMADCIASLGCDRFEMDAWGVDVMVAASQKGLMTPPGLGFVYFSDKAAEARKAMARVSRYWDWEPRANPDYLYQYFGGTAPTHHLYGLRVALDMLKEEGMENVWRRHDVLARAIWAACDTWGQDGPLTINVADPAHRSRAVTSLRIGLPYGPRLRAWTEQNAGVTLGIGLGMFEKDDPKGEGFFRIGHMGHVNPQMVMGALGAIDMAFKAEGIPHGTGALEAAAQVIATR; encoded by the coding sequence ATGACACTGAAGAACGGACAGCAATACCTCGCCATCCCCGGTCCCTCGGTAATGCCAGAGGCGGTGTTGCGTGCAATGCACCGTTCCGCGCCCAATATCTATGAGGGTGAGCTGGTTGAAGTCACCGAAAGCCTGATCCCCGATCTGCGTTTGGTGGCAGGCACAAAACATCACGTCGCGATCTACATCGCCAATGGTCACGGCGCCTGGGAGGCGGCGCTGGCCAATGTGCTGAACGAGGGAGGCACGGTTTTGGTGGCGGCGACGGGGCGGTTTGGCCATGGCTGGGCGGAAATGGCACGCGATCTGGGTATCAAGACCAAGGTGGTCGATTTTGGCCGCAAGTCGCCCTTTGATGCAGACCGTCTGGAAAAAGTGCTGCGCGAAGACACCGACCATAAGATCAAAGCGGTACTGGCCACCCATGTTGATACCTCCAGCGGTGTGCTGAATGATATCCCCGCCTTGCGTGCTGCGATGAACGCGGCGGGCCACCCGGCATTGTTGATGGCGGATTGCATTGCCTCGCTGGGGTGTGACCGGTTTGAGATGGACGCCTGGGGCGTCGATGTCATGGTGGCGGCCAGCCAGAAGGGGTTGATGACGCCGCCGGGGCTGGGTTTTGTCTATTTCAGTGACAAGGCCGCAGAGGCGCGCAAAGCAATGGCGCGGGTTTCGCGCTATTGGGACTGGGAGCCGCGGGCCAACCCCGATTACCTTTATCAATACTTTGGCGGCACTGCCCCGACGCATCATCTTTACGGTCTTCGTGTTGCGCTGGATATGCTGAAGGAAGAAGGCATGGAAAACGTCTGGCGCCGCCATGATGTTCTGGCCCGCGCTATCTGGGCTGCCTGTGATACCTGGGGGCAGGATGGGCCGCTGACGATCAACGTGGCAGATCCCGCCCATCGTTCCCGCGCCGTGACCTCGCTGCGGATCGGGCTGCCTTACGGGCCGAGACTGCGGGCCTGGACGGAACAGAACGCCGGCGTGACCCTTGGCATTGGGCTGGGCATGTTTGAAAAGGATGACCCCAAAGGCGAAGGCTTCTTCCGCATCGGCCATATGGGGCATGTGAACCCCCAGATGGTCATGGGGGCGCTTGGCGCGATTGATATGGCGTTTAAGGCTGAAGGGATCCCGCATGGCACCGGCGCGCTGGAGGCCGCGGCGCAGGTGATCGCCACCCGCTGA
- a CDS encoding ABC transporter ATP-binding protein, whose translation MTDKTDLPQTGDTKQPVEDVKSTVLLKWLWTRYLHQYTGWMIGAIVLMSIEGSMLGAMSWMMRPMFDDVFVDGGSGAIWWVGGAFLTIFLLRALTSIGQKALLAYISQRSAANLRVDMLNHLMRQDGSFHQTHPPGFLIQRVQGDVEAINQVWGVVITGAGRDVISLFILMMVALTTDWQWTLIACVGIPLLVLPSQMVQTFVRRRSRQARDLSAKLATRLDEVFHGMVPVKLNRLESYQSDRYSHLTDDLVTTQVRARIGEAAIPGLIDIMAGVGFLGVLVFGGSEIIAGEKTIGQFMTFFTAIGFAFEPLRRLGGITATWQNAAAAIERIKELMDTEPTLTSPAKPVQAPSGMPDVQLRDVRLSYGETEVLRGTTLTAPAGKTTALVGASGAGKSTIFNLLTRLVDPSSGDVLIGGVKADQMALPALRNLFSVVTQDAALFDETLRENILLGRTDVSDAQLKAALDAAHVSDFLQKLPQGLDTPVGPRGSALSGGQRQRVAIARALLRNSPVLLLDEATSALDAHSEKVVQEALDKLAASRTTLVIAHRLSTVRNADKIVVMDRGQVVDQGTHDELLARGGIYAQLHQLQFKTDGPTADTIALERAGRRRKDSAAGTTGSDAPGATNLLGRISRRLFGR comes from the coding sequence ATGACCGACAAGACCGACCTGCCCCAGACCGGCGACACCAAGCAGCCCGTCGAAGACGTCAAAAGCACCGTACTGCTGAAGTGGCTCTGGACCCGATACCTGCACCAGTACACCGGCTGGATGATCGGAGCGATTGTGTTGATGTCGATCGAAGGCTCAATGCTGGGCGCGATGAGCTGGATGATGCGCCCCATGTTCGACGACGTGTTTGTTGACGGTGGCTCTGGCGCAATCTGGTGGGTCGGCGGCGCCTTTCTGACCATTTTCCTGCTGCGCGCTTTGACTTCTATCGGTCAGAAAGCCCTGCTGGCCTATATTTCTCAACGCTCCGCAGCCAACCTGAGGGTTGATATGCTGAACCACCTGATGCGTCAGGACGGCAGTTTTCACCAGACCCACCCGCCGGGTTTCCTGATCCAGCGTGTGCAAGGTGACGTAGAAGCCATCAACCAGGTTTGGGGCGTGGTCATCACGGGTGCCGGGCGCGACGTGATTTCGCTGTTCATTCTCATGATGGTGGCGCTGACCACCGATTGGCAGTGGACTCTGATTGCCTGTGTGGGCATCCCTCTTTTGGTGCTGCCAAGCCAGATGGTGCAGACCTTTGTACGCCGCCGTTCACGGCAGGCGCGTGACCTGTCGGCCAAGCTGGCAACCCGGTTGGATGAAGTTTTCCACGGTATGGTTCCGGTGAAACTGAACCGGCTGGAAAGCTACCAATCCGACCGCTACAGCCACCTGACTGATGATCTGGTCACCACGCAGGTGCGGGCCCGTATTGGCGAAGCGGCAATCCCGGGGCTGATCGATATCATGGCCGGTGTTGGTTTTCTTGGGGTGCTGGTCTTCGGCGGTTCTGAAATCATTGCAGGTGAAAAAACCATAGGTCAGTTCATGACCTTTTTCACCGCCATTGGCTTTGCCTTTGAACCGCTGCGTCGCTTGGGCGGGATCACCGCCACATGGCAGAACGCTGCCGCCGCGATTGAGCGCATCAAAGAGCTGATGGACACGGAACCGACGCTGACCTCGCCGGCCAAGCCGGTGCAAGCGCCTAGCGGGATGCCTGACGTGCAGCTGCGTGATGTGCGTCTGTCCTATGGCGAAACCGAGGTTCTGCGTGGCACCACATTGACGGCACCTGCCGGCAAAACCACCGCTCTGGTTGGGGCCTCGGGTGCTGGGAAATCGACCATCTTCAACCTGCTGACCCGGCTGGTTGATCCAAGTTCCGGTGACGTGCTGATTGGTGGCGTCAAGGCGGATCAGATGGCCCTGCCCGCGCTGCGCAACCTCTTCAGCGTGGTCACCCAGGACGCCGCGCTGTTTGACGAAACACTGCGCGAAAACATCCTGTTGGGTCGGACCGATGTCAGTGACGCACAGTTGAAGGCCGCATTGGACGCCGCCCATGTCAGCGACTTCCTGCAGAAATTGCCGCAAGGGCTGGACACGCCTGTAGGGCCCCGTGGATCAGCGCTCTCAGGTGGGCAACGCCAACGTGTGGCCATCGCCCGCGCGCTGCTGCGCAACAGCCCTGTTCTGCTGCTGGATGAGGCCACCAGCGCGCTGGATGCCCATTCGGAAAAGGTTGTTCAGGAAGCGCTGGACAAGCTGGCCGCCAGCCGGACCACGCTGGTCATTGCCCACCGGCTGTCAACCGTGCGCAATGCGGACAAGATCGTTGTGATGGACCGCGGTCAGGTGGTGGATCAGGGCACCCATGATGAGCTGCTGGCGCGCGGTGGCATCTATGCCCAGCTGCATCAGCTGCAGTTCAAGACCGACGGCCCGACCGCCGATACGATTGCGCTAGAACGTGCGGGTCGGCGCCGCAAAGATAGCGCAGCAGGCACCACAGGTTCCGACGCCCCCGGCGCAACCAACCTTCTTGGACGTATTTCGCGCCGCTTGTTCGGACGCTAA
- a CDS encoding DUF6280 family protein yields the protein MQEFVDGTAFNNEQGNRARKLFAAVVLAALDDAISDDKKYGNGPEQIARWARSRDGREVLSCAGIDPNERVVQGLMEFVGKGVRTSVALSREESERRNAAQQAEAA from the coding sequence ATGCAAGAATTCGTTGACGGCACCGCCTTTAACAACGAGCAAGGCAACCGTGCACGCAAACTGTTTGCAGCCGTTGTTTTGGCTGCGCTCGACGATGCCATTTCTGATGACAAGAAATATGGCAACGGCCCTGAACAGATCGCTCGCTGGGCGCGTTCGCGCGACGGCCGCGAAGTTCTGTCCTGTGCCGGCATCGACCCCAACGAACGTGTTGTTCAGGGGCTGATGGAGTTTGTAGGCAAAGGTGTACGTACCTCCGTCGCGCTGTCGCGCGAGGAAAGCGAGCGTCGCAACGCCGCACAGCAGGCCGAAGCCGCCTGA
- a CDS encoding LacI family DNA-binding transcriptional regulator, with protein MTATDVAEAAGVSRSAVSRAFTPNAYLDAEKRSHIMSTALRLGYRPNALAASLQGKRSNLVAVAAGGMNNLYNAEFTAMLVARLNAAGKWPIVIGGSEAVLEEAILPVLSYPLDALIVRGSSLSKQVFEDCAKLNIPLIFSGRIIEAPFADCVSCRNADGTAQATRQLIAKGRRHFGFIGGPEGLSSSNDRLTGIRQALSEAGLELTALAQSDYTYEGGRGVAGKLLSDHHIDALLCANDATALGALSVARYGLHRQVPQDLSIVGFDDIAQASWPEYDLTTLRNPLDQTIEEILRLLQERLTDPGKPNEQVYIDPQLVQRGTG; from the coding sequence GTGACCGCCACCGATGTGGCTGAGGCCGCGGGCGTCTCCCGGTCGGCCGTCTCACGGGCCTTTACGCCCAATGCCTATCTGGATGCGGAAAAACGCAGTCACATCATGTCGACCGCGCTGCGGCTCGGCTATCGGCCCAATGCCCTGGCGGCCAGTCTGCAAGGCAAGCGCAGCAATCTGGTGGCCGTCGCAGCCGGCGGCATGAACAACCTCTATAATGCGGAGTTCACCGCGATGTTGGTGGCCCGTCTGAACGCCGCAGGAAAATGGCCGATTGTGATCGGCGGCTCCGAGGCGGTTTTGGAAGAGGCGATTCTGCCAGTGCTGAGCTATCCGCTGGATGCGCTGATTGTCCGCGGCTCCTCGCTGTCGAAACAGGTTTTTGAAGATTGTGCCAAGCTGAACATCCCGCTGATCTTCTCGGGCCGTATTATCGAAGCCCCCTTTGCCGACTGTGTCTCCTGCCGCAACGCCGATGGCACCGCGCAGGCCACCCGCCAGCTGATCGCCAAAGGTCGGCGCCATTTCGGCTTTATCGGCGGGCCTGAGGGACTGTCATCCTCCAACGACCGATTGACGGGCATTCGGCAAGCCCTGTCTGAGGCCGGGTTGGAACTGACCGCGCTGGCGCAGTCAGATTATACCTACGAAGGCGGCCGCGGGGTTGCGGGGAAGCTGCTGAGCGATCACCACATTGACGCACTGCTTTGTGCAAATGATGCCACTGCGCTTGGGGCGCTTTCGGTCGCGCGCTACGGGCTGCATCGGCAGGTACCACAGGATCTGTCGATCGTTGGGTTTGATGACATCGCTCAGGCCAGTTGGCCGGAATATGACCTGACCACCCTGCGCAACCCGTTGGATCAAACCATCGAAGAGATTCTGCGCCTGCTGCAGGAACGTCTGACGGATCCCGGCAAGCCAAATGAACAGGTCTATATCGATCCGCAGCTGGTCCAACGCGGCACAGGCTGA
- a CDS encoding extracellular solute-binding protein produces the protein MTFNKTASLSVVLSMTAGVAFAETEITWWHAMGGQLGETVNQMAADFNASQSDYKITPVYKGSYEETLTAGIAAFRAGEQPNIMQVFDAGAATVIGAKGATIPVQDLLADNGIAFDINDYIAGVRYFYADSDGKMIGMPFNSSTPIMYYNMDALEKAGVSAPKTWEEFQSVTAPALKGAGYTPLSQSHLPWIFTENFMSRHNLPFATNNNGYDGVDTKILVNNDAIKAHFSAVTEWQKDGMFEWFGTGWGDNAKPFEEGKVAMWLGSSGSFGGLLNKDLGFDFSATMLPYWEGVTKEPTQTFIGGAALFAMAGKSAEENKATAEFFRFLTSAETQYFWHKETGYVPITNAAYDMAGKDGHYERFPAAEVGIQQLTLPAGDNTKGYRMGFYVQIRDVMNREYGRILTGETDVDSAFKAIEEEANKLLERFAKTQG, from the coding sequence ATGACTTTCAACAAAACCGCGTCGCTGAGCGTCGTGCTGAGCATGACCGCAGGTGTGGCCTTTGCTGAGACGGAAATCACCTGGTGGCACGCCATGGGCGGCCAGCTGGGCGAAACCGTAAACCAGATGGCAGCTGACTTTAACGCCAGCCAGTCCGACTATAAGATTACCCCGGTTTACAAAGGCTCTTACGAAGAGACCCTGACCGCAGGTATCGCCGCCTTCCGTGCGGGTGAGCAGCCCAACATCATGCAGGTGTTTGACGCCGGCGCCGCCACCGTGATCGGCGCCAAGGGTGCAACCATCCCGGTTCAGGATCTGCTGGCCGACAATGGCATCGCCTTTGACATCAACGACTACATCGCCGGTGTGCGTTACTTCTACGCCGACAGCGATGGCAAGATGATCGGCATGCCGTTCAACTCGTCCACCCCGATCATGTATTACAACATGGACGCGCTGGAAAAAGCCGGTGTAAGCGCACCGAAAACCTGGGAAGAGTTCCAGTCGGTTACCGCACCGGCCCTGAAAGGCGCAGGCTACACCCCGCTGTCGCAGTCGCACCTGCCGTGGATCTTCACCGAAAACTTCATGTCGCGCCACAACCTGCCGTTTGCCACCAACAACAACGGCTATGACGGTGTAGACACCAAGATCCTGGTCAACAACGACGCCATCAAAGCGCACTTCTCGGCTGTGACCGAGTGGCAGAAAGACGGCATGTTTGAGTGGTTCGGCACCGGTTGGGGTGACAACGCCAAGCCGTTCGAAGAAGGCAAAGTGGCCATGTGGCTGGGCTCCTCGGGCTCCTTCGGTGGTCTGCTGAACAAAGACCTGGGCTTTGACTTCTCGGCAACCATGCTGCCCTACTGGGAAGGTGTAACCAAAGAGCCGACCCAGACCTTCATCGGTGGCGCCGCGCTGTTCGCGATGGCAGGCAAATCGGCCGAAGAAAACAAGGCAACCGCCGAATTCTTCCGCTTCCTGACCTCGGCTGAGACCCAGTACTTCTGGCACAAAGAAACCGGTTATGTTCCGATCACCAACGCTGCCTACGACATGGCTGGCAAAGATGGTCACTATGAGCGTTTCCCTGCCGCCGAAGTTGGCATCCAGCAGCTGACCCTGCCCGCCGGTGACAACACCAAAGGCTACCGCATGGGCTTCTACGTACAGATCCGTGACGTGATGAACCGTGAATACGGCCGCATCCTGACCGGTGAAACCGACGTGGACAGTGCGTTCAAGGCGATTGAAGAAGAAGCCAACAAACTGTTGGAACGCTTCGCAAAAACCCAAGGCTAA
- a CDS encoding folate-binding protein, translating to MTDRTIFRLTGDDARDFLQGLVTNDVKKLDQGLVYAALLTPQGKYMADFFLVPEGANILIDVSSDLAAMLFQRLSMYKLRAQVTLEETDLTVKRGTGDLPDGALPDPRHPDMGWRLYGNEGGDDGSDWTALRVAHLVPETGVELTPDTFILEAGFERLNGVDFRKGCYVGQEVTARMKHKTELRKGLARVSVEGEATTGDKILNGVKEAGELLSRAGDEAIAYLRFDRAKDDMQAGDAVVRRL from the coding sequence GTGACAGACCGCACCATTTTCCGCCTGACAGGCGATGACGCCCGGGACTTCCTGCAAGGGCTGGTGACCAATGACGTGAAGAAGCTGGATCAAGGGCTTGTCTATGCCGCGCTATTGACGCCGCAGGGCAAGTACATGGCCGATTTCTTTCTGGTGCCCGAGGGCGCGAACATTCTGATCGATGTGTCCAGCGATTTGGCCGCGATGCTGTTTCAACGCCTGTCCATGTACAAGCTGCGCGCGCAGGTGACCCTGGAAGAAACCGACCTCACCGTGAAACGCGGCACCGGCGATCTGCCGGACGGCGCTTTGCCGGATCCGCGTCACCCCGATATGGGCTGGCGTCTGTACGGTAATGAGGGCGGCGATGACGGCAGCGATTGGACGGCGCTGCGGGTGGCCCATCTGGTGCCGGAAACCGGGGTTGAGCTGACGCCGGACACCTTCATTCTGGAAGCAGGATTTGAACGGCTGAACGGGGTGGATTTCCGCAAAGGCTGCTATGTCGGACAGGAGGTCACCGCGCGGATGAAACATAAAACCGAGCTGCGCAAAGGTCTGGCGCGGGTCTCCGTTGAGGGTGAGGCCACCACGGGTGACAAGATCCTGAACGGTGTTAAAGAGGCTGGTGAGTTGCTGAGCCGCGCCGGGGATGAGGCTATTGCTTACCTGAGGTTTGACCGGGCCAAAGACGATATGCAGGCCGGCGACGCGGTGGTTCGGCGGCTCTAA
- a CDS encoding MmcB family DNA repair protein, whose translation MHDDDAIPSEQLLQMQPGQLLARGVSRALISYGFVSVEEFVPARGLRVDVMGLGPKGEIWVFECKSSRADFQSDNKWQGYLDYCDRYFWAVDAEFPTELLPGGTGLMIADAYGGEIIRMGPEDKLAAARRKKLTHKFASDAARRLQSYRDPRV comes from the coding sequence ATGCATGATGATGACGCGATTCCATCTGAACAGCTGTTGCAAATGCAACCTGGCCAGCTGCTGGCGCGCGGCGTAAGCCGGGCGCTGATAAGCTATGGTTTTGTTTCGGTCGAAGAGTTCGTGCCAGCCCGGGGCCTGCGCGTTGACGTGATGGGGCTGGGGCCCAAAGGTGAGATCTGGGTCTTTGAATGCAAATCCAGCCGCGCCGATTTTCAGTCTGACAATAAGTGGCAGGGCTACCTGGACTATTGTGACCGCTATTTCTGGGCGGTCGATGCCGAGTTTCCCACCGAACTATTGCCGGGTGGCACCGGACTGATGATCGCAGATGCCTATGGCGGGGAAATCATTCGCATGGGGCCTGAGGACAAACTGGCCGCGGCCCGGCGCAAGAAGCTGACACATAAATTTGCCAGCGACGCGGCGCGGCGGCTGCAAAGCTACCGCGATCCGCGTGTGTAA
- a CDS encoding tyrosine-protein phosphatase has protein sequence MNIFKKFKDYEKGNTMPDPLDLSNPEHRKQALRHFDWADHGILRRVWTNFYEIAPGAYRSNHPNEEQFKKYAEMGIKSVINLRGVSKRPHFHLEKKITEELGLARYDITLHARSAPPRESILELLETFNNIERPFLLHCKSGADRAGLASVLYLLLIEKAPIAEARKMLSLRFLHIKWSNTGVLDYFLDVYEARQKETGISFEDWVRSEYDADALNNAYFSGSKSAK, from the coding sequence ATGAATATCTTCAAGAAGTTCAAAGACTATGAAAAGGGCAATACGATGCCCGATCCTTTGGACCTGTCCAACCCAGAGCACCGCAAACAGGCGCTGCGCCACTTCGACTGGGCCGACCACGGTATTCTGCGCCGGGTGTGGACTAATTTCTATGAAATTGCCCCCGGCGCCTATCGCTCCAACCACCCCAATGAAGAGCAGTTCAAGAAATACGCCGAAATGGGGATCAAATCGGTGATCAACCTGCGCGGCGTTTCAAAGCGGCCACACTTCCATCTGGAAAAGAAGATCACCGAGGAGCTGGGCCTCGCCCGGTATGACATCACCCTGCACGCAAGATCGGCCCCACCGCGTGAGAGCATTTTGGAACTGCTGGAGACGTTCAACAACATCGAACGCCCGTTCCTGCTGCATTGTAAATCCGGTGCGGACCGCGCCGGGCTGGCCAGCGTGCTGTACCTGCTGCTGATCGAAAAAGCACCGATCGCCGAAGCCCGCAAAATGCTGTCGCTTCGGTTCCTGCATATCAAGTGGTCCAACACCGGTGTGCTGGACTATTTTCTGGATGTCTATGAGGCGCGCCAGAAAGAAACCGGGATTTCCTTCGAGGACTGGGTGCGCAGCGAATATGACGCCGACGCCCTCAACAACGCTTATTTTTCCGGATCGAAGTCCGCAAAATGA